In bacterium, the sequence TGATTGCCCAGATGATGGAACCAGTGAAACTGCTTCAGGGTAAAAAACAGATACAGAAGAAAAAATGGGCTCTGACCGGATGTAAGGGGAGAAGGCCCAATTCTATAAAATCACTTTTTTTAACCCCAGGGGTTCTTGAAACCCATAATCTGAAGATAGCGAGGAAATACCAGAAGATTATTGAAAATGAACAGATGTATAATAAATATATGTGTGATGATATGGAAATTCTTGTTGTTAGTTTTGGTACCTGTGCGAGGATATGTTTTGAAGCAATTACACTTGCGAGGGCAGAGGGTATAAAGGCAGGGCTTTTCAGACCAATAACACTCTGGCCTTATCCATCAGAGCACTTAAAGAGGACAGCAGAAAAGGTGAAAAAGATACTCGTAGTGGAGATGAACTGTGGACAGATGATAGAGGATGTAAAACTTGCAGTAAGAAATGACATACATATATTTTTCTATGGCAGGCCAGGGGGTGGAATTCCTACCCCAGAAGAAATTCTGAAAGAGATAAAGAGGATATGATACATAAAACGAAAAAGAATTATCTCTACAAAAAACCAGAAGGATTAACGGATAATGTTACAATCTACTGTTCGGGTTGTGGACATGGAATTATTCACAGGTTAATTGCAGAGGTTATTGATGAGTTAGGTGTCAGGGAAAAGACCATAGGGATTGCTCCTGTTGGATGTGCTGTGCTTGCCTATGACTACTTTAATTTTGATGTTACTGAGGCAGCACATGGTAGACCTCCAGCAGTTGCCACAGGGATAAAAAGGTGTCTTCCTGACCGTATTGTCTTTACCTATCAGGGAGATGGTGATTTAGCAGCTATAGGTACTGCAGAGATTATCCATGCAGCAGCCAGGGGGGAAAATATAACAGTAATTTTTGTAAATAATGGTGTTTATGGAATGACAAAAGGGCAGATGGCACCCACAACACTTTTAGGGCAGAAGACAACAACAACACCAAAGGGAAGGGACCCATATCAACATGGACTTCCTATTAAGGTATGTGAACTCCTTGCGACTATTGAAGGAGTATATTATATTGAAAGGACAAAGATTGATACAGTTCCGGATATTATAAAAACAAAACGGGCCATAAAAAAAGGATTTACTTATCAGATAGAGAACAAGGGATTTTCACTTATTGAGGTACTTTCTACCTGTCCTACAAACTGGAAAAAGACCCCTAAAGAGTCAATGGAATGGGTAGGAACAGAGATGGCAAAATTTTTCCCACCAGGGGTTTATAAGGATAAAGGAGTTAAAGGATGATATTTCTGCCACTGTCTATCTTTCTCATTCTATTTTTTATTCTGCTTCTTCCGGTTTTCTTTTTCATTATACAGATTGAGATAATACGACTTGCACTGGGAAAAATTGGGCTTTCTCCATCTGCTGCATTTATGATACTTCTTTTATCTCTTATAGGAAGTACGATAAATATACCTGTATATACAAGGGAAGCGACTGTTATCCCGCCTGAAACATCTTTCCCTTATTTACACTTTTTTTTCGGTATACCTTATGAAAGTACAAAGCAGGTGATTGCTATAAATCTCGGTGGTTGTATTATTCCACTTCTTCTTTGTATCTATCTTTTACCAAAGGCACCCATTCTTCCTACTTTCTTTGCTACAGTAATAACTACAATTATATGCTTCCATATATCAACGGTTGTACCAGGACTGGGTGTACGTATACCTGCCTTAATTCCACCCCTGATTGCTGTTTTGCTTGCTTTTTTATTCTCCCCAGGGAATAAAATACCTGTGGCTTATATTTCAGGTGTTCTCGGCGTAATTATAGGAGCAGATATTCTAAATCTTCCACATCTCGGCAGATACCCTGGTATTATGAGTATAGGTGGTGCAGGTGTATATGATGGAATTTTTCTTGTAGGGATAATTTCAGCACTTCTTGCGTAGGAGAAATATGGATAGATATAACATTCCTATTAAAAACTGGCCTGAAGATGAAAAGCCACGAGAGAAACTTTTAAGATACGGGGAGCATACACTTACAGATACTGAACTTCTCGCTATCCTTATAAGAACAGGAAGTAAAGGTGAGACAGCAATAGATATTGCCAGAAAGATAATGCAGCAGTTTGGTTCTTTCCGTAATATGAGCCATACAAGTATAAATAAGTGGAAGGACATAAAAGGTCTGGGCAGAGCAAAACTATGTCAGATAAAGGCAGCCATAGAGATAGGGAGAAGATTTAGAGAAGAGGAGTTGAAAGGGAAAAAAGTGAAATTATCAGGACCTGAGGATGTATTCTTTTTCCTTCTCCCACGGATGAGAGACCTGAAGACAGAGATTTTTGTTATACTCCATATGGATTCAAAAAACAGGATATTTGAAAAAACAGAGATAGAAGAGGGGACTGTTAATCAGGCAAATCCAATAGTAAGGGAGATATTCAGAAAGGCAATGGAGAATTTCTCGGTGTCTATTATATGTGTCCATAATCATCCTTCAGGGGATCCTTCTCCGAGTAAGGAGGATATAGAGTTTACAAAATCACTTGTAAAAGCAGGGGAGGTCTTGAATATAAAGGTGCTTGACCATATAATAATCGGAGAAGATACATATTACAGTTTTGCTAAAAGCGGACTTATATGAAAAAAATACTTTTAACAGGGTGTTGTGGTTTCATAGGAAGCAGGGTAGGCGAAATTCTGCTTGAAAGAGGATTTTCTGTCGCTGGTATTGATGAGATGAATGAGTATTATGATGTCCGACTTAAAGAATGGCGGCTTGCCCATCTTACAAAGTATAAAAACTTCAGTTTCATTAGGCAGGATATATCTTCTCCTGAATTAAAAAATGTTGTAAGGGATTTTTCACCGGATGCTATCATCAATCTTGCAGCGAGGGCAGGGGTTCGGGCGAGTATAAAGGACCCTTTTATATACTTTAAGGCGAATTTAGAGGGAACATTGAATCTTCTTGAAATAGCAAAAACCCTTAATATAAAAAATTTTATTCTTGCTTCCAGTTCTTCTGTATATGCAGGAGAAAAGATGCCTTTCAATGAGGATTTACCGGTAAATAAGCCTATTTCCCCATATGCTGCTTCAAAAAAGTCAGCGGAAGGGCTCTGCTATACATACCACTACCTATATGGTATAGATATGACAATATTCAGATATTTTACTGTTTATGGTCCCGCAGGACGGCCTGATATGAGTGTATTTAAGTTTATAAAAATGATAGATGAAGGGATTCCTTTAAAGATATATGGGGATGGAAACCAGAAACGGGATTTTACCTATGTGGATGATATTGCTGAAGGGACTATAAGAGGACTGAAGATAACCGGTTTTAATATAATAAATCTCGGAGGTAACCACCCATATTCTATCAATGAACTTATTTCTTTTATTGAGAAAGAACTGGGGAAGAAAGCAGTAATAGAATATAAGAGTTTTGAAAAAACAGACCTTGTTGCTACATGGGCTGATATTCAAAAAGCAAAAGACCTATTGGACTGGCAGCCGTTAACCGGACTTCCAGAAGGTATAAAGAAAACAGTCCAGTGGTATAAAGAAAATAAACACTGGTTGAAAAATATAAAACTTGTTGATTGAAAGGAGCACAGTATGAAGGTAATGGTGACAGGTGGGTGTGGATTTATAGGCAGTCATCTTACAGATAAACTTATAGAGAAAGGATACAGTGTTTGTATATTAGATAACCTTTCCACAGGAGAGATTAAAAACCTTAATCCGAAGGCAAATTTTTATCAGATGGATATAAGGGATAAAAATATAAAGGATATTTTTGAGAAAGAACAACCGGAATTTGTATTTCATCTTGCAGCCCAGATAAATGTGAGAAAATCAGAGGAAGACCCGTTTTTTGATATAGATGTTAATATCCATGGCTCTGTTAATGTTATCAGAGCATTTCTTAATGTAAAAAATAGAAAGAAGTTTATATTTGCTTCCACAGGTGGAGTTATGTATGGAGATACAGATATATTTCCTACACCTGAGACAGTAGAACCATTTCCTCTATGTCCCTACGGGATATCAAAACTTACTGTAGAGAAATATATGGTGTATTTTTCTGCTTTTTATAACCTTCAGTTTGTTTCCCTGCGATATGGAAATGTATATGGACCGAGGCAAAACGCCTATGCAGAGGCAGGTGTTATAGCGATTTTCTCTACCAATATACTTGAAGGGAAAACACCCACTGTGTTTGGAGATGGTGAGCAGACACGTGATTTTGTTTATGTAGATGATGTGATAAGGGCAAATATTACAATGATGGAAAATAAGGTTACAGGGATATTCAATGTAGGTACAGGTAGAGAAACAAGTGTAAACCAGATATTTGAGTATGTAAAGAATGCATCAGGAAAAGATGTAAAAAAGATTCATACAGACCCTAAAAAAGGCGAGATAAAAAGAAGTTGTCTCTCACCTGACAAGATAATCCGTATGACCGGATGGAAACCAGAGGTAGATATAGAAGAGGGAATAAGGAAGACATTTAACTGGTTTAAGGAAAATTCATTGAGATGATGATGCCTCCCAGTCAGGAGCACTCTGATAGACATTGTAGTCCCTGAAAGCGAGGTTTAATACCTTCTGTTGATAATTCTTGAAGTGCCAGAAGCATCTTACAATAGGTGTC encodes:
- a CDS encoding NAD-dependent epimerase/dehydratase family protein: MKVMVTGGCGFIGSHLTDKLIEKGYSVCILDNLSTGEIKNLNPKANFYQMDIRDKNIKDIFEKEQPEFVFHLAAQINVRKSEEDPFFDIDVNIHGSVNVIRAFLNVKNRKKFIFASTGGVMYGDTDIFPTPETVEPFPLCPYGISKLTVEKYMVYFSAFYNLQFVSLRYGNVYGPRQNAYAEAGVIAIFSTNILEGKTPTVFGDGEQTRDFVYVDDVIRANITMMENKVTGIFNVGTGRETSVNQIFEYVKNASGKDVKKIHTDPKKGEIKRSCLSPDKIIRMTGWKPEVDIEEGIRKTFNWFKENSLR
- a CDS encoding thiamine pyrophosphate-dependent enzyme; its protein translation is MIHKTKKNYLYKKPEGLTDNVTIYCSGCGHGIIHRLIAEVIDELGVREKTIGIAPVGCAVLAYDYFNFDVTEAAHGRPPAVATGIKRCLPDRIVFTYQGDGDLAAIGTAEIIHAAARGENITVIFVNNGVYGMTKGQMAPTTLLGQKTTTTPKGRDPYQHGLPIKVCELLATIEGVYYIERTKIDTVPDIIKTKRAIKKGFTYQIENKGFSLIEVLSTCPTNWKKTPKESMEWVGTEMAKFFPPGVYKDKGVKG
- a CDS encoding GDP-mannose 4,6-dehydratase, whose product is MKKILLTGCCGFIGSRVGEILLERGFSVAGIDEMNEYYDVRLKEWRLAHLTKYKNFSFIRQDISSPELKNVVRDFSPDAIINLAARAGVRASIKDPFIYFKANLEGTLNLLEIAKTLNIKNFILASSSSVYAGEKMPFNEDLPVNKPISPYAASKKSAEGLCYTYHYLYGIDMTIFRYFTVYGPAGRPDMSVFKFIKMIDEGIPLKIYGDGNQKRDFTYVDDIAEGTIRGLKITGFNIINLGGNHPYSINELISFIEKELGKKAVIEYKSFEKTDLVATWADIQKAKDLLDWQPLTGLPEGIKKTVQWYKENKHWLKNIKLVD
- the radC gene encoding DNA repair protein RadC, producing MDRYNIPIKNWPEDEKPREKLLRYGEHTLTDTELLAILIRTGSKGETAIDIARKIMQQFGSFRNMSHTSINKWKDIKGLGRAKLCQIKAAIEIGRRFREEELKGKKVKLSGPEDVFFFLLPRMRDLKTEIFVILHMDSKNRIFEKTEIEEGTVNQANPIVREIFRKAMENFSVSIICVHNHPSGDPSPSKEDIEFTKSLVKAGEVLNIKVLDHIIIGEDTYYSFAKSGLI
- a CDS encoding 3-methyl-2-oxobutanoate dehydrogenase subunit VorB, whose protein sequence is MAQKRVILSGCEASAEGAIRAGCRFYAGYPITPQNRFPEYMSERMPEVGGVFIQAESEVSAINMVFGAAAAGFRAMTSSSSPGISLKQEGISYLAGCELPSVIVNMNRGGPGLGDVTPSQSDYFQSTRGGGHGDYRTITLAPWNVQEIYDLTYLAFVLADRYRNPVVVLADGMIAQMMEPVKLLQGKKQIQKKKWALTGCKGRRPNSIKSLFLTPGVLETHNLKIARKYQKIIENEQMYNKYMCDDMEILVVSFGTCARICFEAITLARAEGIKAGLFRPITLWPYPSEHLKRTAEKVKKILVVEMNCGQMIEDVKLAVRNDIHIFFYGRPGGGIPTPEEILKEIKRI
- a CDS encoding DUF1614 domain-containing protein, with amino-acid sequence MIFLPLSIFLILFFILLLPVFFFIIQIEIIRLALGKIGLSPSAAFMILLLSLIGSTINIPVYTREATVIPPETSFPYLHFFFGIPYESTKQVIAINLGGCIIPLLLCIYLLPKAPILPTFFATVITTIICFHISTVVPGLGVRIPALIPPLIAVLLAFLFSPGNKIPVAYISGVLGVIIGADILNLPHLGRYPGIMSIGGAGVYDGIFLVGIISALLA